A genomic region of Pelodiscus sinensis isolate JC-2024 chromosome 1, ASM4963464v1, whole genome shotgun sequence contains the following coding sequences:
- the FKBP4 gene encoding peptidyl-prolyl cis-trans isomerase FKBP4 translates to MTAEEMKAEGAPVEGADITPKGDGGVLKVIKKEGTGTEFPMIGDKVSVHYTGWLLDGTKFDSSLDRKDKFSFDLGKGEVIKAWDIAVATMKVGEICRITCKSEYAYGSAGSPPKIPPNATLIFEIELFEFKGEDITEDEDGGIIRRIRVKGEGYSKPNEGALVEIHLEGRHGDRVFDKRELRFEIGEGENYDLPPGLEQVIQKMERSEESVVYLKPSYGFGSAGKEKFQIPPNAELQYEVKLKSFEKAKESWEMNTEEKLEQSSIVKERGTQYFKEGKYKQATLQYKKIVSWLEHETGFSEEDDAKAKSLRLAALLNLAMCHLKLKEYSLALENCSKALELDSSNEKGLFRRGEAHLAVNDFELARTDFQKVLQLYPSNKAAKVQLLACQQKIREQHEREKKLYANMFQRLADKDSKPEADTLQTSGSCKNDKDMKEEKQNGVEDKSQVDAEA, encoded by the exons ATGACTGCGGAGGAGATGAAGGCGGAGGGGGCGCCCGTGGAGGGCGCGGACATCACCCCCAAGGGCGACGGGGGGGTGCTGAAG GTTATCAAGAAGGAAGGAACTGGGACAGAGTTTCCTATGATAGGTGATAAAGTGAGTGTCCATTATACAGGATGGCTCCTGGATGGCACGAAGTTTGATTCCAGCCTGGACAGGAAGGACAAGTTCTCATTTGACTTGGGGAAAG GTGAGGTGATCAAAGCTTGGGACATTGCTGTGGCAACTATGAAGGTTGGAGAAATCTGTCGGATTACCTGCAAATCAGAATATGCCTATGGTAGTGCTGGGAGCCCCCCTAAGATACCTCCCAATGCCACATTGATTTTTGAG ATAGAGCTGTTCGAGTTTAAGGGGGAGGATATCACAGAGGATGAAGATGGTGGAATAATTCGACGAATCCGTGTGAAGGGTGAAGGCTACTCCAAGCCGAATGAGGGAGCCCTTGTAGAGA tcCACCTAGAAGGTCGACATGGAGATCGGGTGTTTGACAAGAGGGAGTTGCGGTTTGAGATTGGAGAAGGAGAAAATTATGACCTTCCTCCTGGCTTGGAACAAGTAATTCAGAAAATGGAGAGGTCAGAGGAATCTGTGGTGTATCTCAAACCCAG CTACGGTTTTGGGAGTGCTGGGAAGGAGAAGTTTCAGATCCCTCCAAATGCAGAGCTTCAATACGAAGTGAAACTCAAAAGCTTTGAAAAG GCTAAAGAATCTTGGGAGATGAATACAGAAGAGAAGCTGGAACAAAGCTCCATTGTGAAGGAGAGAGGCACTCAATATTTCAAG GAAGGGAAGTACAAACAGGCAACATTACAATATAAGAAGATTGTGTCCTGGCTGGAACATGAAACTGGCTTCTCTGAAGAGGATGATGCAAAGGCCAAGAGCCTGAGGCTTGCTGCCCTCCTTAACCTGGCCATGTGCCATCTTAAGCTGAAGGAGTACTCCCTGGCCttggaaaactgcagcaag GCTCTTGAGTTGGACAGCAGCAATGAGAAAGGCCTTTTCCGGCGTGGCGAGGCCCATCTGGCTGTCAACGACTTTGAATTGGCCCGGACAGATTTCCAGAAGGTGCTGCAACTTTACCCTAGCAACAAAGCAGCCAAAGTGCAGCTTCTAGCCTGTCAGCAAAAGATCCGGGAGCAGCACGAGAGAGAGAAGAAGTTGTATGCCAACATGTTCCAGAGGCTTGCAGACAAGGATTCCAAG CCAGAAGCTGATaccctccagaccagtggcagcTGCAAAAATGACAAAGATATGAAAGAAGAGAAACAGAATGGAGTTGAAGATAAATCACAAGTTGATGCAGAAGCATAA